In Oreochromis aureus strain Israel breed Guangdong linkage group 15, ZZ_aureus, whole genome shotgun sequence, a single genomic region encodes these proteins:
- the hsf2 gene encoding heat shock factor protein 2, whose amino-acid sequence MKHNSNVPAFLTKLWTLVEDTDTNEFICWSQEGNSFLVLDEQRFAKEILPKFFKHNNMASFIRQLNMYGFRKVMHIDTGIVKQERDGPVEFQHPYFRQGQDDLLENIKRKVSNARPEDNKIRQEDLSKILASVQSVHSKQENIDARLATLKRENESLWRELSDLRQKHAHQQQLIKKLIHFIVTLVQNNRILNLKRKRPILMNGNGKKPKFIHQIYDDKVCVEQSSVSSINGVKGSELSDEVVICDLTENDGEVTPEITEESQAYEQGDVEIVEVELDNCAVLPAETEVSTTITEGLKHTEAVSPAPADDSQRSSTLDSSGTTSSALQLNKPSVLSLEDPVKMMDSILNENGAAISQNINLLGKVELMDYLDSIDCSLEDFQAMLYGKQCGIDFDTQEESVPSKGSTAEMSKGRSEEDNTDKQLIQYTTCPLLAFLDGCIHPPDLDLSIDGSSTGSSSTQHEPSSSSVASVDAENSSEILDTSLESKQAHRSSLIRLEPLTEAEASEETLFYLCELSPAGPEADSVHLS is encoded by the exons ATGAAACACAACTCGAATGTCCCAGCTTTCCTCACTAAATTGTGGACGTTGGTCGAGGACACCGACACCAATGAATTTATTTGCTGGAGTCAG GAGGGCAACAGCTTTCTAGTTTTGGACGAGCAGCGCTTCGCCAAAGAGATCCTCCCCAAGTTTTTCAAGCACAATAACATGGCCAGTTTCATCAGGCAGCTCAACATGT atGGATTCCGTAAGGTGATGCACATTGATACAGGCATTGTGAAACAGGAGAGAGACGGTCCAGTGGAATTTCAGCACCCCTACTTCAGACAAGGACAGGATGATCTGTTGGAGAACATCAAGAGGAAG GTTTCTAATGCTCGACCAGAGGACAATAAGATTCGACAGGAAGACCTGAGCAAGATTTTGGCAAGTGTTCAAAGTGTTCACAGCAAACAGGAGAACATCGATGCCCGGTTGGCAACACTCAAGAG AGAGAATGAGTCTCTGTGGCGAGAGTTATCAGATCTGAGACAGAAACATGCCCACCAACAACAGCTCATCAAAAAG ttgatCCATTTCATTGTCACATTGGTGCAGAACAACCGCATCCTGAATTTAAAACGTAAAAG gcCCATTCTTATGAATGGCAATGGGAAGAAGCCCAAATTCATTCACCAGATCTATGATGACAAAGTGTGTGTTGAACAG TCCTCCGTCAGTAGTATCAATGGAGTAAAGGGTTCTGAGCTATCCGATGAGGTTGTTATCTGTGACTTGACTGAGAATGATGGAGAGGTAACACCAGAGATCACAGAGGAGTCACAAGCCTACGAGCAAGG CGATGTCGAAATAGTGGAAGTAGAGCTCGACAACTGTGCAGTGCTTCCAGCTGAAACAGAGGTGAGCACCACCATTACAGAGGGCCTCAAACACACTGAAGCTGTGTCGCCAGCCCCAGCAGATGACAGTCAGAGGAGCAGCACTCTAGACAGCAGTGGAACAACTAGTAGTGCCCTACAGCTTAATAAACCCTCAGTGCTGAGTCTTGAGGACCCCGTGAAAATGATGGATTCCATCTTGAATGAGAATGGAGCAGCAATATCACAGAACATCAACCTGTTGGGGAA GGTGGAACTCATGGACTATCTGGATAGTATTGACTGCAGTCTAGAGGACTTCCAGGCCATGCTTTATGGAAAACAGTGTGGCATTGATTTTGATACTCAAGAG GAGAGTGTGCCCTCCAAAGGGAGCACAGCAGAGATGAGCAAAGGGAGGAGTGAGGAAGATAACACAG ATAAGCAGCTGATCCAGTACACCACCTGCCCTCTGTTGGCTTTCCTCGATGGCTGTATTCATCCTCCAGACCTGGATCTATCCATAGACGGCAGCAGCACAGGCTCCTCAAGCACCCAACACGAGCCTTCTTCCAGCTCTGTTGCTTCTGTTGATGCTGAGAATTCATCAGAGATACTGGACACCAGCCTGGAGTCGAAGCAGGCACATCGCAGCTCGCTGATTCGCCTGGAGCCCCTGACGGAGGCAGAAGCTAGTGAGGAGACCCTCTTCTACCTATGTGAACTGAGTCCTGCTGGGCCTGAAGCTGATTCAGTCCATCTTAGCTGA